In Psychrobacter ciconiae, the genomic window CCTCCATCATGCCCGGAAAAGTCAATCCGGTGATTCCTGAAGCGGTCAATCAAACGGCTTTTCAGGTGATGGGGACGGACATGAGCATCACGATAGCAGCCGAGGCCGGTCAGCTACAGCTCAATGCCATGGAGCCGCTGATTATTTATAATTTGCTCAATAACGCGCGGATGCTTGAAAAAGCCATTCATATGCTCGATACCCTCTGTATTCAGGGCATCACGGCGAACAAAGACCACTGCGCCTCTCACGTAAAAAACAGCATCGGTATTGTCACCGCGCTTGTGCCACATATCGGTTATGAAAATGCCACGCGCATCGCCGAGCAAGCCCTGATGAGCGGGGTCAGCGTTCCTGATTTGGTGCGCCAAGAAAACTTGCTCACCGAAGAGGAGCTTGAGGAGATTTTATCGCTTGGCAATATGATTCATAATTGGTGATTAAGGTTTGAGCTCTTGTAAATAAGCTTAAGGGTTAAATTAAAAAGCTTCTAATATGGGTTAGAAGCTTTTTAATTATCAATGATTCTGCTCCAAATTTGCTAAAAACGCCGCAAAGCCCTCAGCGGCTCGCGCTTGTAATCGGCTGCTGGTGGTCACGCGAACAAGGTTGCTCCAAATGATGTTAAAACCTTGCGTTTCAAACTTTTTGACCAAATTGACATCTTCATGACAAGGCATTGCCTCAAAGCCGCCGGCGACAAGATAAGCGCGGCTACTAAAGCTTAAATTAGCCCCATGGATATGCCGATGCCCCATTTTATCTTGGTAATGGGCAAGATAGTCCTCGCGCGTTTTTGGGGTTAAATTTGACCAGTCCGCGATGCTTACCACACCGCAAATCATATCAGTCGGCTGTAGTAAATGGCTGATTTGCTGAGCCAACCAATCTTTGCTTACGGTCGAGTCCGCATCAGTGCAACAAAGCCAAGTTGCACCGTCATCAATCACATGACGAAGCCCAAAATCACGAACCCGACCAACGCACTGATAATCGCAGGATAAATAATCAACCTTTAACGCTTTGACGATCGCTTCGGTGTTATCGGTACAGTTATCAAGAACCACAAGCGGGCTTGCGCTGACACCTTTTGGTAATTGCGCCATAGCAGCTTGCACTGACGCTAAACAGCCCGCTATCGTTAGCGCCTCATTGTGCGCCGGAATGACAATGCCGATTTTCATAGTCACCTTTATGTTCTTTATACTATTTATACCAAATACCATTTACACCAAGTTTTCTTGTTCAGCGACTGAAGCGGACGTATTTTGCCAAACGTCTAATAAAAAGTCGCGGTCAACAAGGCAGCTTTGATGCGTAAATGTCGCCGGCGACGCTTTTTGGTTAGCATCACGAGCAGGCAAGTTAAATGCCGCTTGCAAGCGCTCGTGAACGCTCTCGCCGGTCATGTCAAAGCCATCAATCGCGTAGCGCCAGTGGCAACAAAGCAGCGTCCCGCCAGCTGCCAAGTGTTTTTGAACCCAAGCAATGACAATATCAATATCATCGGCTGATAAATAATATAAAATCTCGCTAATAATGATTAAATCAAAAGTTGGCTGCAGGCGGTTATGGGTTGACGGCCCATGTTGTAAGAGCGAGTTTGGTAACGCTGAAAAAATATCAGGGATAATGCCATGAATAACTTGCGCGTGACAGACTTTGGCTAAGCGCTGTTTTGCTAAGCTTACCGCTTGGCGATTGCCATCGATACTGACCAAGCTTTGACAGCGGTGAGCCAGCAATTCGCTAAATACGCCGTTGCCGCAGCCAAGCTCAATCCCGCGCCCGTACTGGCTTTGAGGTAGCAGCGACAGACAAATATCACGCTTTCTTTTTTCATACCAACGGGTTTGGTAGTGCCACGGGTCTTTATTGCCCTCGTAAAGCGCGTCAAAATAGGCTTCTGAATAACGACCGTCAGCGCCCACGTCCTTAATCGTCTCAGCAGCATCCAGTTTATTAGCAAAATTCATCGGCGTTATGGTATCAATCGCAGGCTTCATGTAAATAAACCTCCCAAGGTTGGCTGACTCTGGCAATGGTAATTTCGGATAATATTGGCGGATTTCCTGTGCTCTGATCGGTGGTGATTTGACTGGTAAAACAAGAAATGGCGGCTGATTTACGCTGTAATTCGTCGGCTGTTAAATCAAGTTTGAGCGCGTTTTGCCAAGGGATTCGGGGGTCATCCGGTCGCGCCCAATGCCACGCCCAAATCAGCACCTGATAGCAGGGCAGGTGATGCGTCTTTGCAAAGTTTGCCACCACCTGCCCCGTAATCTCGTGGTCGGGGTGACCATCATAGATAAATGGCGTCACCAAAATATCATCAGGGCGGACAATCGCGCTTAGCTTTTCGGTAAATTTACGTTGGTTTGAAATCACATCGCCGTCCGGCAAATCAAGGCTGACGGTTGTGACTTGATTTGCAATATCTAACGCGTTCAGAGCGTTGATGCTTTCTTGTGGTCGGATGATCCCAAGCCTGTTTGGTGGGTAAATGCTGGAGTCGGGATGGCTTTGCGTGCCGCGGGTCACATAAACGATGACAATGGGAATATCATTTGCCGCCAATTGCTGTAGCAGACCACCGCAGCCTAAGATCTCATCGTCAGGATGCGGCGCAAAAACACAAACGCGCTTGTTTGGGGCAAAGTATTTTGTGGCCTCTAGCCGCGGCAGGTTATGCAGTCCTTGCCAGTTTTGCCACTCCTCGCAACTTGTGCCATCACCTTGAATGACGCGGTCGCCTACGATGGGATGAAGCGGGATTTCAGCCGTGTTTTTTTGCTTTTCATTATCCAAGCTAGGGGCGACTTTTGATGAGGTTACAGTTGCCATAAGCGCTCCTGAGACGTATTTGAGTTTAACTCCTCATTTTGAGCGGCAAGCTCACCAATGCGCTGCCAATCAAACGCGCCATGACTTTGACGAATGAAAACCGTCAAATCCGCTGAAAGTTTTGCAAAATGCGCCTGAGTGCAAAAGGGTGCAGCGCCCAACGCTTGACCAACGGTTTCTAACACTTGTCGTGCGACCTGCTCGGTATTTGCGCGAAGTTGCCGAATGGCAAGCTCATGATTGCTGTCCGGTTTCGTATCAATCAAGTTTGCAACGTGATAAAAGTACTGCTGATTTACTGCGAGCGCCGTTGCAATTTGTCCTAAATACATCGCTTTAAAATGGTTCGGCTTTTTGGCAACTGAGGTCAATAAATAATCCGCTATCGCCGTTGTCGCGCCAAACCAACATGCTGCAACGCCTGCCGCCCCATGCCAAAATCCAAACCGTTCTAAATAAGCATTTGAACTGCCGACAAGACTTGCCGGCGTGCCGTGAAACTGAATGGTTGCGGTATCGGTCGCTTGCATCCCGACCGCTTGCCAAGCGCCGTTATCAATGTCAATGCCAGATTGCGCCATATCGACCATGATAAGCTGTGATTGTCCGGCTTCATCGCGATAGGTCAAAAGTCCAAAATCGACAATATTTGCCCCTGAGCACCACGCTTTATTGCCAAAAATATTACCATTTTCAAAGCGAATCGGGTCGGGGTGACCTTCTGCTGCCCAAACTGCCCACAGCCCTTGCGCCTTAATATCGCCGACTTCCTTTAAGATACTTAGCGCATCAAGGTGAGACTCAAACCACTTGGTAATGGTCAAATCAAGCCCCGCCACAAATGCTAAAATCTGCCAACGAATCAGCGTTTGCGAACCAAAATCGCCGCTGCCGCTAGCAGGATGTGGAATTTGCTCACTAAAGCTGATCAAGATATCCAAAATATCGCGCCGCAGCTCATCGGTCATAACCGCGCCTG contains:
- a CDS encoding glycosyltransferase, with protein sequence MKIGIVIPAHNEALTIAGCLASVQAAMAQLPKGVSASPLVVLDNCTDNTEAIVKALKVDYLSCDYQCVGRVRDFGLRHVIDDGATWLCCTDADSTVSKDWLAQQISHLLQPTDMICGVVSIADWSNLTPKTREDYLAHYQDKMGHRHIHGANLSFSSRAYLVAGGFEAMPCHEDVNLVKKFETQGFNIIWSNLVRVTTSSRLQARAAEGFAAFLANLEQNH
- a CDS encoding class I SAM-dependent DNA methyltransferase → MKPAIDTITPMNFANKLDAAETIKDVGADGRYSEAYFDALYEGNKDPWHYQTRWYEKRKRDICLSLLPQSQYGRGIELGCGNGVFSELLAHRCQSLVSIDGNRQAVSLAKQRLAKVCHAQVIHGIIPDIFSALPNSLLQHGPSTHNRLQPTFDLIIISEILYYLSADDIDIVIAWVQKHLAAGGTLLCCHWRYAIDGFDMTGESVHERLQAAFNLPARDANQKASPATFTHQSCLVDRDFLLDVWQNTSASVAEQENLV
- a CDS encoding PIG-L deacetylase family protein encodes the protein MATVTSSKVAPSLDNEKQKNTAEIPLHPIVGDRVIQGDGTSCEEWQNWQGLHNLPRLEATKYFAPNKRVCVFAPHPDDEILGCGGLLQQLAANDIPIVIVYVTRGTQSHPDSSIYPPNRLGIIRPQESINALNALDIANQVTTVSLDLPDGDVISNQRKFTEKLSAIVRPDDILVTPFIYDGHPDHEITGQVVANFAKTHHLPCYQVLIWAWHWARPDDPRIPWQNALKLDLTADELQRKSAAISCFTSQITTDQSTGNPPILSEITIARVSQPWEVYLHEACD
- a CDS encoding acyl-CoA dehydrogenase, producing the protein MSFFISKGAISQATAKNPLLAQIKTAIATVFPIQPNTGAVMTDELRRDILDILISFSEQIPHPASGSGDFGSQTLIRWQILAFVAGLDLTITKWFESHLDALSILKEVGDIKAQGLWAVWAAEGHPDPIRFENGNIFGNKAWCSGANIVDFGLLTYRDEAGQSQLIMVDMAQSGIDIDNGAWQAVGMQATDTATIQFHGTPASLVGSSNAYLERFGFWHGAAGVAACWFGATTAIADYLLTSVAKKPNHFKAMYLGQIATALAVNQQYFYHVANLIDTKPDSNHELAIRQLRANTEQVARQVLETVGQALGAAPFCTQAHFAKLSADLTVFIRQSHGAFDWQRIGELAAQNEELNSNTSQERLWQL